The Denitrificimonas caeni genome has a segment encoding these proteins:
- a CDS encoding DUF481 domain-containing protein: protein MMRFFNLFVVALSLFFSLSAQADTVWLKNGDRLTGTILVLDGGQLLLKTDYAGTVNLDIKKIATLESEQHLLVKLDNFTTQTSKALRPAPDGSVRLQNGGPEQTIALADIQQLMVPRPIIEDLRWKGNISFSADYKRRENNSDDYGLDVSTELRHGLWRHSVDTEYDYETKNSAKKTERFEASYALDRFITERWFWKNKAKYTHDHLEELRRQYVYGTGPGFQFWDNELGGLAVSALLNHNKFKFDTGEQQSFNASTVSWNYNRYLSGKSFELYTKGEFGAPFIGDIDYVFDGEAGMRYKLNSWAAVTLRAEWDKVSSKYGDLNDRRYVIGVGVGW from the coding sequence ATAATGCGTTTTTTCAATCTGTTTGTAGTTGCGCTAAGTCTATTTTTTTCTCTATCAGCACAGGCAGATACGGTATGGCTGAAAAACGGCGATCGCTTAACGGGGACTATTTTGGTGTTAGACGGTGGTCAACTGCTGTTAAAAACTGATTATGCTGGCACTGTAAACTTAGATATCAAAAAGATAGCAACTTTGGAGTCGGAGCAACACTTATTAGTTAAGCTAGATAATTTTACGACCCAGACCAGCAAAGCTTTGCGGCCGGCACCTGATGGCAGTGTGCGCTTGCAAAACGGAGGTCCGGAACAAACCATCGCCCTTGCTGATATTCAGCAGCTGATGGTGCCGCGGCCAATTATCGAGGACTTGCGCTGGAAGGGTAATATCAGTTTCTCAGCAGATTATAAGCGACGTGAAAATAACTCTGATGATTATGGTTTAGATGTAAGTACTGAGCTGCGTCATGGCCTCTGGCGTCATTCGGTTGATACTGAATACGATTATGAAACGAAGAATAGTGCCAAGAAAACTGAGCGCTTTGAAGCCAGCTATGCCTTAGACCGCTTTATTACTGAGCGCTGGTTCTGGAAAAACAAGGCCAAATACACTCATGATCATTTGGAGGAGTTACGTCGGCAATATGTCTATGGTACTGGCCCTGGTTTCCAGTTCTGGGATAACGAGCTTGGTGGTTTGGCGGTCTCTGCGTTGTTAAATCACAATAAGTTTAAGTTTGACACTGGCGAGCAGCAGAGTTTTAACGCCAGTACTGTGTCGTGGAATTATAATCGTTACCTCAGTGGTAAATCCTTTGAGCTGTACACTAAGGGCGAGTTCGGCGCGCCGTTTATCGGTGATATTGATTATGTTTTTGATGGTGAGGCTGGTATGCGTTACAAGCTCAACAGTTGGGCGGCTGTCACGTTAAGAGCTGAATGGGATAAAGTTTCTAGCAAGTACGGTGACCTGAATGATCGACGCTATGTGATTGGCGTTGGAGTGGGTTGGTAA
- a CDS encoding AmpG family muropeptide MFS transporter: MPQNSWRTALKTYSSPAVLALLLLGFAAGLPYMLVFSTLSVWLREAGVARETIGYASLIGLAYAFKWVWSPLLDQWRLPILGRLGRRRSWLVFSQLLIATGLAGMALSNPQSHLAILIALAVLVAFASATQDIAVDAYRLEILDNSRQAALAASYMAGYRVAALLATAGALYFAEWFGSTGVQYRHAAWASTYLLFALLMLPGLLTTLWMKEPKLPAASAQIINRYKLSHQLISVLVLMVLLVSVPAMMTQYYQTDFESLVSGRAGLDDLLLSDRAFLRALLYTILTIFCLSSIGRKGLAPVLTPVSDFVVRYRWQALLLLGLVATYRMSDTVMGVMANVFYIDQGFSKDQIAGVSKVFGLIMTLLGAGIGGLLIVRFGIMPILLIGGIASAATNLMFVLLAGMGADLNMLIVTISCDNFSAGMATAAFVAYLSSLTNLQFSATQYALLSSIMLLLPRLIGGYSGVLVDKYGYENFFLITALLGVPTIFFILWQWRNDRRKTAVDRQNAGSLEEL, translated from the coding sequence ATGCCCCAAAATAGTTGGCGGACCGCCCTCAAGACCTACTCGAGTCCCGCTGTCTTAGCCTTATTGTTATTGGGCTTTGCTGCAGGCTTGCCGTACATGCTGGTCTTTTCGACACTGTCTGTTTGGCTGCGTGAAGCCGGTGTTGCCCGTGAAACCATCGGTTATGCCAGTTTGATTGGCCTGGCTTATGCCTTTAAATGGGTGTGGTCCCCCTTACTTGACCAATGGCGCCTACCTATTTTAGGCCGCTTAGGCCGCCGTCGTTCGTGGTTGGTCTTTTCACAGTTACTGATTGCCACAGGTCTTGCGGGTATGGCCTTGAGCAATCCGCAAAGTCATTTGGCCATCTTAATTGCTTTAGCTGTATTGGTGGCGTTTGCTTCGGCCACGCAAGACATTGCCGTGGATGCTTACCGCTTAGAAATTCTCGATAACAGTCGCCAAGCGGCATTGGCGGCCAGTTATATGGCGGGTTACCGTGTGGCTGCGCTATTGGCTACGGCTGGTGCACTGTATTTTGCCGAGTGGTTTGGCTCCACGGGTGTACAGTATCGGCATGCGGCGTGGGCCAGTACCTATTTGTTATTTGCATTATTAATGCTGCCGGGCTTGCTCACCACGCTGTGGATGAAAGAACCTAAATTGCCCGCAGCCTCTGCGCAAATTATCAACCGTTACAAGCTCAGCCATCAATTGATTTCTGTCTTGGTGTTGATGGTTTTATTGGTCTCTGTACCGGCCATGATGACGCAGTACTATCAAACTGATTTCGAATCTTTAGTGTCTGGCCGTGCTGGTTTAGATGATTTACTGCTTAGCGACCGCGCTTTTTTACGCGCTTTGCTGTACACCATTTTAACCATCTTTTGCTTATCCTCGATTGGTCGTAAAGGGTTGGCGCCGGTGCTCACCCCAGTCAGTGACTTTGTCGTGCGCTACCGCTGGCAGGCGCTATTGTTACTAGGGTTGGTGGCAACTTATCGCATGTCGGATACGGTGATGGGGGTGATGGCCAATGTGTTTTATATCGATCAGGGTTTCAGTAAAGATCAAATTGCTGGGGTCAGTAAAGTCTTTGGTTTGATTATGACGTTGCTGGGTGCCGGCATTGGTGGTTTGTTAATTGTACGCTTTGGCATCATGCCGATACTCTTGATTGGCGGTATCGCGTCGGCAGCAACTAACCTGATGTTTGTCTTGCTCGCCGGTATGGGGGCGGATTTAAACATGCTCATTGTGACCATTTCTTGTGATAACTTCAGTGCAGGGATGGCTACCGCAGCTTTCGTGGCTTATTTATCCAGCCTCACTAATCTGCAGTTTTCTGCTACCCAATATGCCTTATTGAGTTCCATTATGTTGCTGTTGCCACGCCTAATTGGAGGCTATTCAGGAGTGTTAGTGGACAAGTATGGTTATGAGAATTTCTTTTTGATTACCGCTCTACTGGGTGTGCCGACCATCTTCTTTATTCTTTGGCAGTGGCGTAACGATAGGCGCAAAACAGCGGTGGATCGGCAAAACGCAGGCAGCTTAGAAGAGCTGTGA
- a CDS encoding Fic family protein translates to MSKPLVERAPEFKLENFDLSKALPFMAQYAEVDSQGRYLHWSQLKWRVPRNDAKTIWSVIKFKRHLKAVLLPLKDESGAHFSYVVPHSMEAKLHQVIKIAGGSMGAVAGNRASDSIQQRYLVSSLIMEEAITGAQLEGAATTREVAKKMLEEEREPVDPDERMILNNFLLLKYAERIKKQDLSIDLILEFHRIATQHTSENNVTPGEFRTSNDIYVEDEKGDIAHKPPCYTKLQERLQQLCDFANADHNGLAGGLFIPPVIKAVILHFMLGYEHPFRDGNGRTARALFYWWMLKNEYDLFKYVSISKLLKDDPRGYGLSFLYTEKDQNDLTYFIDFQLDIILQAFADLQEYLQHKTQEFHQVVALLEGSRFSGLNFIQKDLLKKGTKEPGRVFTVKEIASTYEVAENTARKYLNQLAEYKLFLPTKDGRTFIYLAPADLKQRLHSAK, encoded by the coding sequence ATGTCAAAGCCCCTTGTTGAAAGAGCTCCAGAGTTTAAATTAGAAAACTTCGATCTCAGCAAAGCACTACCTTTTATGGCTCAGTATGCTGAAGTAGATAGCCAAGGACGCTATTTGCATTGGAGCCAACTCAAGTGGCGAGTGCCGAGAAATGATGCCAAAACCATCTGGTCTGTTATTAAATTTAAACGCCACTTAAAAGCTGTGCTATTGCCACTTAAAGATGAAAGTGGCGCGCACTTCTCATACGTAGTGCCCCATTCTATGGAGGCAAAGCTGCATCAGGTGATAAAAATTGCAGGCGGCAGTATGGGGGCTGTGGCCGGTAATCGTGCATCAGACAGTATTCAGCAGCGGTATTTAGTGTCATCGCTGATTATGGAAGAAGCAATTACTGGTGCTCAGCTTGAGGGTGCAGCAACCACCCGTGAAGTAGCGAAAAAAATGCTGGAGGAAGAAAGAGAGCCTGTCGATCCTGATGAGCGGATGATTCTTAATAATTTTTTATTACTCAAGTATGCAGAGCGCATTAAAAAACAGGACTTAAGTATAGATTTGATTCTTGAGTTTCACCGGATTGCTACGCAGCATACCAGTGAAAATAACGTCACCCCAGGTGAGTTTAGAACGAGTAATGATATCTATGTCGAAGATGAAAAGGGCGATATAGCGCACAAGCCTCCGTGCTATACGAAGCTACAAGAGCGTTTACAGCAGTTATGTGATTTTGCTAACGCGGACCATAACGGTTTGGCGGGAGGGCTGTTTATTCCTCCGGTGATTAAAGCGGTTATTTTGCATTTTATGCTGGGCTATGAGCATCCATTTCGTGATGGTAATGGTAGAACAGCAAGGGCTTTGTTTTATTGGTGGATGCTTAAAAATGAGTACGATTTATTTAAGTACGTATCCATTAGTAAGTTGCTGAAAGATGATCCGCGGGGCTATGGTTTGTCTTTTCTTTACACTGAAAAAGATCAAAATGATTTAACCTATTTTATTGATTTTCAGTTGGATATTATTTTGCAGGCTTTCGCTGATTTGCAGGAGTATTTGCAACATAAAACTCAGGAGTTTCACCAAGTGGTTGCGCTTCTTGAGGGGTCTAGATTCAGTGGGTTAAATTTTATTCAAAAGGATTTACTGAAAAAAGGTACTAAAGAGCCGGGGCGTGTTTTTACGGTGAAGGAAATTGCGAGTACCTATGAGGTCGCTGAGAACACTGCGCGTAAGTATTTAAATCAATTGGCAGAATATAAGTTGTTTCTTCCAACTAAAGATGGTCGAACATTTATCTATTTGGCTCCTGCTGACTTAAAGCAGCGGTTGCACAGCGCTAAATAA
- a CDS encoding MGMT family protein, protein MESENKQQMRIVLYMLLSKVPPGRLVTYGQLAKMAGYPGLARWVGRVLSQLPDDTQLPWHRVVAAGGRLSLPQNSRAGDEQRQRLRLEGIFVAQDRVKLADYQWQPNAVSE, encoded by the coding sequence ATGGAGAGCGAAAATAAACAGCAAATGCGGATCGTCTTGTATATGTTGCTGTCCAAAGTACCACCAGGACGCTTGGTCACCTATGGGCAGTTGGCTAAAATGGCCGGTTATCCAGGATTGGCGCGCTGGGTAGGGCGAGTGTTAAGCCAACTGCCAGATGATACCCAATTACCTTGGCACCGTGTTGTCGCCGCGGGCGGGCGTTTAAGTTTGCCGCAAAACAGCCGTGCTGGTGATGAACAGCGTCAGCGTTTACGTCTAGAAGGGATCTTCGTTGCACAAGATCGTGTAAAATTAGCCGATTATCAGTGGCAGCCCAATGCTGTCAGCGAGTAG
- a CDS encoding FxsA family protein gives MRIFFLLFLVFPLLELFVLIRVGASIGASATLLLVLASGVLGVFCIRIAGFTTALKVRQRMAAGEVPNTEMLNGFLLVIAGGLLILPGFISDAIGLLLMLPITRSIMIKRIALHMTQSAAQARQYQSQQYYGQSRTHSEQGERSQPRQAQIIEGEFEREDP, from the coding sequence ATGCGAATTTTTTTCTTATTGTTTTTAGTTTTCCCGCTGCTTGAGTTATTTGTTTTGATTCGGGTCGGTGCCAGTATTGGCGCGTCGGCCACATTGCTGTTGGTGTTAGCCAGTGGCGTGTTGGGGGTCTTCTGTATTCGCATTGCGGGGTTTACCACTGCGCTAAAAGTTCGTCAGCGTATGGCGGCAGGGGAAGTGCCGAATACGGAAATGCTCAATGGCTTTTTGTTAGTCATTGCCGGTGGCTTATTAATACTGCCCGGTTTTATCAGTGACGCCATAGGCTTGCTGCTGATGTTGCCAATCACCCGCAGCATTATGATTAAGCGCATTGCCTTGCATATGACGCAAAGCGCAGCCCAAGCTCGGCAGTACCAGTCCCAGCAATATTATGGGCAAAGCCGCACGCATTCTGAGCAGGGTGAGAGATCACAGCCACGCCAAGCGCAAATTATTGAAGGTGAATTTGAGCGTGAAGACCCTTAA
- a CDS encoding NAD+ synthase codes for MATTLRTVLAQLNMRVGDIDGNVQRILDSSVHALHHQQADLIVFPELSLCGYNAQDLLLRASMQTRIERALARLCTALPHNLHVLVGYPWLEHNQRYNCCAHFYQGQIQAVYKKQFLPTDPTAFAQRYFTPGSEPLCIDINSIKIAIGIGEDIWQNAFIEQASAAKAKMIVSLNASTFHLNKQAEREQMLSNHAQRAHMPILYASQVGAQDDLIFDGGSCSVDAQGNLRQRAPAFSEELCAVELQFTRSDCHVERATVEPLLSEEASIYQALMMSLRNYVEHNGFPGVLLGLSGGIDSAVVLAIAADALGADKVQAVMMPYHYTAQISQDDAAAQALTMGVDYKTLAIAPMVEAFTQVLEPVFAELPSTANDTTEQNLQARCRGNLLMALSNKNGYLVLTTSNKSETAVGYSTLYGDMAGGFAPLKDVSKNMVYRLARYRNSLSPVIPARVISRPPSAELSPDQKDADSLPPYDILDEVLRLYVEEDCSAEAIIQQGFAKETVMRILRLVDISEYKRRQAAVGPRISKRSFGSDRRYPITNLWPLGD; via the coding sequence ATGGCAACTACATTGCGCACCGTATTGGCCCAACTGAATATGCGCGTCGGAGATATTGACGGCAACGTGCAACGTATCCTTGACTCAAGCGTACACGCACTGCACCACCAACAAGCCGACCTCATAGTCTTCCCCGAGCTATCACTGTGCGGCTATAACGCCCAAGACCTACTGCTACGCGCCAGCATGCAAACACGCATCGAACGAGCCCTAGCTCGACTCTGCACCGCCCTGCCGCATAACTTACACGTCCTGGTCGGCTACCCTTGGCTTGAACACAACCAGCGCTATAACTGCTGCGCGCACTTCTACCAAGGGCAGATTCAAGCCGTTTATAAAAAGCAATTTCTCCCCACCGATCCCACCGCTTTTGCCCAACGCTATTTCACCCCAGGCAGCGAACCCTTATGCATTGACATTAACAGCATAAAAATTGCCATAGGCATCGGTGAAGACATTTGGCAAAACGCCTTTATAGAGCAGGCCAGCGCTGCTAAAGCCAAGATGATTGTCAGCCTCAACGCCTCAACCTTTCATCTCAACAAACAAGCAGAACGCGAGCAGATGCTCAGCAACCATGCCCAACGCGCGCACATGCCAATCCTCTATGCCAGCCAAGTTGGCGCACAGGATGATTTGATTTTTGATGGCGGCAGCTGCAGCGTTGATGCCCAAGGCAACCTACGCCAGCGTGCTCCAGCCTTTAGCGAAGAGCTGTGTGCCGTAGAACTGCAGTTTACCCGCTCAGACTGCCATGTGGAGCGCGCCACAGTAGAACCTTTGCTCAGTGAAGAAGCCAGCATCTACCAAGCGTTAATGATGAGTTTGCGCAACTATGTTGAACATAACGGCTTCCCCGGAGTACTGCTGGGCTTATCCGGCGGCATTGACTCTGCTGTTGTCTTAGCCATTGCCGCAGACGCTCTCGGAGCCGATAAAGTACAAGCCGTAATGATGCCTTATCATTACACCGCACAAATCAGTCAAGACGATGCCGCCGCGCAAGCTCTCACTATGGGCGTGGACTATAAAACCCTCGCCATTGCCCCCATGGTCGAAGCCTTTACCCAAGTGCTAGAACCAGTCTTTGCCGAGCTACCCAGCACAGCCAATGACACCACCGAGCAAAACCTGCAAGCCCGCTGTCGCGGCAATTTGCTGATGGCTCTGTCCAATAAAAATGGCTATTTAGTTCTTACCACCAGCAACAAAAGTGAAACAGCTGTGGGCTACTCAACCCTCTATGGCGATATGGCCGGCGGCTTTGCGCCACTTAAAGATGTGTCGAAGAATATGGTTTATCGCCTCGCCCGCTACCGCAATAGTTTAAGCCCAGTGATTCCTGCGCGAGTGATTAGCCGTCCACCTTCCGCTGAGCTATCACCTGATCAAAAAGATGCAGACAGCCTGCCACCCTATGACATTCTTGATGAAGTGCTACGTTTATACGTGGAAGAGGATTGCAGCGCCGAGGCAATTATTCAGCAAGGTTTTGCCAAAGAAACGGTTATGCGCATTTTACGCTTAGTGGACATCAGCGAATACAAGCGTCGCCAAGCAGCAGTTGGGCCACGAATCAGTAAACGCAGTTTTGGCAGCGATCGCCGCTACCCCATTACCAACCTATGGCCACTGGGAGATTAA
- a CDS encoding SDR family oxidoreductase, protein MQLQDKVIIVTGGGQGLGRAMAEYLAAKGVKLALVDLDQEKLDAAVAACESAGTQARAYLCNVANEEQVAHMVAQVAADFGAINGLINNAGILRDGLTIRVKDGEMTKMSLANWQAVIDVNLTGVFLCTREVAAKMIELKNQGAIVNISSISRAGNMGQANYSAAKAGVAADTVVWAKELARYGIRVAGVAPGFIETEMTLSMKPEALAKTTAFIPLQRMGKPEEIAHSVAYIFENDYFTGRILELDGGLRL, encoded by the coding sequence ATGCAGTTACAAGATAAGGTTATTATTGTGACCGGTGGCGGCCAAGGTTTGGGTCGTGCGATGGCGGAGTATTTAGCGGCTAAGGGTGTGAAGCTGGCGTTGGTCGATTTGGATCAAGAGAAGCTGGATGCTGCGGTAGCTGCGTGTGAAAGTGCCGGTACGCAGGCCCGTGCTTATTTGTGTAATGTGGCTAATGAGGAGCAGGTTGCGCATATGGTGGCGCAGGTTGCGGCTGATTTTGGTGCGATTAACGGTCTAATTAATAATGCTGGAATTTTGCGTGATGGTCTGACGATTCGTGTGAAAGACGGTGAGATGACGAAGATGAGTCTGGCGAATTGGCAGGCTGTGATTGATGTGAATTTAACCGGGGTTTTCCTGTGTACCCGTGAAGTTGCGGCGAAGATGATTGAGTTGAAAAATCAGGGTGCGATTGTGAATATTTCTTCAATTTCCCGCGCCGGTAATATGGGGCAGGCGAATTATTCTGCGGCGAAGGCGGGTGTGGCTGCGGATACTGTGGTTTGGGCGAAGGAGTTGGCGCGTTATGGGATTCGTGTCGCTGGTGTTGCGCCGGGCTTTATTGAAACTGAGATGACTTTGAGTATGAAGCCGGAGGCTTTGGCAAAAACTACGGCGTTTATTCCTTTGCAGCGTATGGGTAAGCCGGAGGAGATTGCGCATTCGGTGGCTTATATTTTTGAGAATGACTATTTTACCGGTCGTATTCTTGAGCTGGACGGTGGTTTGCGCTTGTAA